The Bacteroides sp. genome window below encodes:
- a CDS encoding RagB/SusD family nutrient uptake outer membrane protein, which yields MKTKKIISFIGMLLAVVLLQSCEKFLDVEPQQSVSDETIYGDHDGVQNAINGAWERIAGPQLYAGTSIFHSDLVANEGDLNWLGTFIQYRQMNWKSFDPTSGDISAKWIRAYHAIDLTNNVLASLDVVRENEKNRIEGEALFIRGMLYFELVRFYGLPFVKGEANTQPGVPLVLTPTAGINESSYPVRASVADVYASILSDLNGAKAKLAAFTSSGDNGGRATASAAAAFLVRVHLAMEEWQLAAQEATFVIDNFGGYSALLDDPRDCFNNDDYSSEDVFMILQDALSNAGQSNDGITTFFASLKGLGRGDVAITDQHMTRYEPADLRATYVADPGIVTIADVPTMFYKGVGTRPNNRNSSKWGKHDANIQVIRLAEMILSRAEANFRNGSAIGAEPLDDIMAIRNRANASEWESLTLDLIRQERFRELCFEGHALHDLRRFRGSVVAPSGSPYVGETIPWNDGRLVMPIPQREMDVNPNLVQNQAYL from the coding sequence ATGAAAACAAAAAAGATCATTTCATTCATAGGAATGCTTCTGGCGGTGGTGTTGCTCCAGTCATGTGAGAAGTTTCTCGATGTGGAGCCCCAGCAGTCAGTAAGCGATGAAACCATATACGGAGATCACGACGGGGTGCAGAATGCCATCAACGGCGCCTGGGAACGGATCGCCGGGCCCCAATTGTATGCCGGCACCAGTATTTTTCACAGTGACCTGGTGGCCAATGAAGGCGACCTGAACTGGTTAGGTACTTTCATTCAATACCGCCAGATGAACTGGAAATCGTTTGACCCGACCAGTGGCGATATTTCCGCCAAATGGATCAGGGCCTACCATGCCATTGACCTGACCAATAACGTTTTGGCTAGTTTGGATGTGGTCAGGGAAAATGAAAAGAACCGCATAGAGGGGGAGGCCTTGTTTATCAGGGGCATGCTGTATTTTGAACTGGTGCGGTTTTATGGCCTGCCTTTTGTCAAGGGCGAGGCTAACACGCAGCCGGGTGTTCCGCTGGTATTGACCCCCACGGCAGGCATCAATGAAAGCAGTTATCCTGTCCGGGCCAGTGTGGCCGACGTTTATGCCAGTATTCTTTCCGATCTGAACGGGGCCAAGGCCAAACTGGCGGCCTTTACCAGTTCGGGTGACAACGGCGGCCGGGCTACTGCCAGTGCCGCAGCGGCTTTCCTGGTGAGGGTTCACCTGGCCATGGAAGAATGGCAACTGGCGGCCCAGGAGGCTACCTTTGTGATTGACAATTTTGGAGGATATTCGGCCCTGCTGGATGACCCGAGAGATTGCTTTAACAATGATGACTATTCATCGGAAGATGTGTTTATGATCCTTCAGGACGCCTTAAGTAATGCAGGCCAGTCAAATGACGGGATCACCACCTTCTTTGCCAGCCTGAAGGGCCTGGGACGCGGCGATGTGGCTATCACTGATCAGCATATGACGCGTTATGAGCCCGCCGACCTGCGTGCCACTTATGTGGCTGACCCCGGCATCGTCACCATTGCCGATGTGCCCACCATGTTTTACAAGGGGGTGGGTACGCGTCCCAATAACCGCAACAGCAGCAAATGGGGCAAGCACGATGCCAACATCCAGGTCATTCGCCTGGCAGAGATGATCCTATCGAGGGCAGAGGCCAACTTCCGCAATGGAAGCGCTATTGGGGCTGAACCCCTGGATGATATTATGGCCATCCGCAACCGCGCCAATGCCTCTGAATGGGAAAGCCTGACGCTGGATTTGATTCGCCAGGAGCGCTTTCGTGAACTGTGTTTTGAGGGACACGCCCTGCACGATCTGCGAAGGTTCAGGGGCAGTGTCGTAGCCCCCTCTGGTTCACCCTATGTGGGTGAAACCATTCCCTGGAACGATGGCCGCCTGGTGATGCCCATCCCCCAGCGTGAGATGGATGTAAACCCCAACCTGGTCCAGAATCAGGCCTACCTTTAA